The following coding sequences lie in one Arachis ipaensis cultivar K30076 chromosome B05, Araip1.1, whole genome shotgun sequence genomic window:
- the LOC107644723 gene encoding enolase, translating into MATIRSVKARQIFDSRGNPTVEVDVTLSDGIFARAAVPSGASTGVYEALELRDGGSDYLGKGVLKAVENVNKIIAPALLGKDPTKQTEIDNFMVQQLDGTVNEWGWCKQKLGANAILAVSLAVCKAGAAVKKIPLYTHIANLAGNKTLVLPVPAFNVINGGSHAGNKLAMQEFMILPVGASSFKEAMKMGVEVYHHLKAVIKKKYGQDATNVGDEGGFAPNIQENKEGLELLKTAIAKAGYTGKVVIGMDVAASEFYGSKDKTYDLNFKEENNDGSQKISGDSLKNVYKSFVSDYPIVSIEDPFDQDDWEHYAKLTAEIGQQVQIVGDDLLVTNPKRVEKAIKEKACNALLLKVNQIGSVTESIEAVRMSKQAGWGVMASHRSGETEDTFIADLSVGLSTGQIKTGAPCRSERLAKYNQLLRIEEELGSAAVYAGAKFRAPVEPY; encoded by the exons ATGGCAACGATCAGGTCCGTCAAGGCTCGCCAGATCTTCGATAGCCGCGGAAATCCAACCGTCGAA GTTGACGTTACTCTTAGCGACGGAATCTTCGCCAGAGCTGCCGTGCCTAGCGGTGCTTCTACAG GTGTTTATGAAGCTCTGGAATTGAGGGATGGAGGTTCAGACTACCTTGGGAAAGGTGTTCTCAAG GCTGTGGAAAATGTGAATAAAATAATAGCACCTGCTCTGCTTGGCAAG GACCCAACAAAGCAGACTGAAATCGACAATTTCATGGTACAACAGCTTGATGGAACTGTTAATGAGTGGGGTTGGTGCAAGCAGAAG CTTGGAGCCAATGCTATTTTGGCAGTATCACTTGCTGTCTGTAAAGCAGGTGCTGCAGTGAAGAAAATTCCTCTGTACACA CACATTGCAAATCTTGCTGGGAACAAAACTTTGGTATTGCCTGTACCTGCATTTAATGTTATTAATGGAGGCTCACATGCAGGAAATAAGCTGGCAATGCAG GAGTTTATGATTCTCCCTGTCGGGGCATCCTCTTTCAAAGAAGCaatgaagatgggtgtagaagtATACCATCACCTGAAG GCTGTGATTAAAAAGAAGTATGGACAAGATGCTACTAATGTTGGAGATGAAGGAGGCTTTGCTCCTAATATTCAG GAAAACAAAGAGGGTCTTGAGCTTTTGAAGACTGCCATTGCAAAAGCTGGTTATACTGGAAAG GTTGTAATTGGTATGGATGTTGCTGCCTCAGAATTCTATGGTAGTAAGGACAAAACATATGACTTAAATTTTAAGGAAGAG AATAATGATGGATCCCAGAAAATCTCAGGAGACAGCTTAAAGAACGTGTACAAATCATTTGTGTCAGATTATCCAATTGTTTCCATTGAAGATCCCTTTGATCAGGATGACTGGGAGCACTATGCAAAGTTAACTGCTGAAATTGGCCAGCAAGTACAAATTGTTGGTGATGATCTCCTTGTCACCAACCCAAAG CGTGTGGAAAAAGCAATTAAGGAGAAAGCTTGCAATGCCCTTTTGTTGAAG GTCAATCAAATCGGCAGTGTAACAGAGAGTATTGAAGCTGTGAGAATGTCAAAGCAAGCTGGCTGGGGTGTCATGGCCAGCCACCGGAG TGGTGAAACTGAGGATACTTTCATTGCTGACCTCTCAGTTGGATTATCAACG GGTCAGATCAAAACTGGAGCTCCCTGCAGATCAGAAAGGCTTGCCAAGTACAACCAG CTTCTTAGGATTGAGGAGGAGCTTGGTTCTGCTGCAGTGTATGCTGGAGCCAAATTCAGAGCCCCAGTGGAACCCTACTAA
- the LOC107644721 gene encoding uncharacterized protein At2g17340 gives MESASELVEFPLLQTPIEANYRACTIPYRFPSDNPRKPTPTEISWIDLFYNSIPSFKKRAESDPSVSDAATKAEKFAQRYGDILEDLKKDPESHGGPPDCILLCRLREQVLRELGFTDIFKKVKDEENAKAISLFGDVVRLNDAIEDEGKRLENLVRGIFAGNIFDLGSAQLAEVFSKDGMSFLASCQNLVPRPWVIDDLDKFKAKWSKKSWKKVIIFVDNSGADIILGILPFARELLRRGSQVVLAANELPSINDVTYPELVEIISKLKDEEGHLMGVSISNLLIANSGNDLPVIDLTRVSQELAYLASDADFVILEGMGRGIETNLYAQFKCDSLKIGMVKHPEVAQFLGGRLYDCVFKYNEVSSL, from the exons ATGGAGAGCGCATCGGAGCTGGTGGAATTCCCTTTGCTGCAGACGCCGATCGAAGCAAACTACAGAGCTTGCACCATTCCCTACAGATTCCCCTCCGATAATCCTCGCAAGCCCACTCCCACCGAAATTTCTTGGATTGATCTCTTCTACAACTCCATCCCTTCCTTCAA AAAGCGTGCCGAGAGTGATCCTTCTGTTTCTGATGCTGCGACTAAGGCTGAAAAATTTGCTCAAAG GTATGGTGACATACTTGAAGATTTGAAGAAAGATCCCGAAAGTCATGGCGGGCCACCTGATTGTATC CTCCTCTGCAGACTTCGTGAGCAAGTACTTAGAGAACTGGGATTCACAGATATCTTCAAAAAAGTCAAG GATGAAGAAAATGCAAAAGCCATCTCCCTATTTGGGGATGTTGTTCGCCTTAACGATGCCATTGAAGATGAAGGCAAGCGACTTGAGAATCTTGTTAGAGGAATTTTTGCTGGAAACATATTTGATCTTGGCTCGGCACAG CTTGCAGAGGTTTTCTCCAAGGATGGGATGTCCTTTCTAGCTAGTTGTCAGAACCTTGTTCCTCGGCCTTGGGTTATTGATGATCTTGACAAATTTAAGGCGAAATGGAGCAAGAAGTCATGGAAGAAG GTTATCATATTCGTAGATAATTCTGGTGCAGATATCATTTTGGGTATACTGCCATTTGCGAGGGAGCTGCTTAGGCGTGGGAGTCAG GTTGTATTGGCTGCTAATGAATTACCTTCCATCAATGATGTGACTTACCCAGAGCTAGTTGAAATTATATCAAAG TTAAAAGATGAAGAAGGACATCTCATGGGTGTCAGTATTTCAAATCTTTTAATTGCCAACTCCGGCAATGATTTACCT GTCATTGATCTTACAAGAGTGTCACAAGAACTTGCTTACCTTGCCAGTGATGCAGATTTTGTCATCTTAGAAGGGATG GGTCGCGGAATAGAAACGAATCTCTATGCTCAATTTAAATGCGACTCCCTCAAGATTGGGATG GTGAAACATCCTGAAGTTGCACAATTTCTTGGTGGACGTTTGTATGATTGTGTTTTCAAATACAATGAAGTCTCAAGTTTATAA